The region ATACCGACTGGGAGCAGGTGCCCGACTGGCCCGACATCGGCTATCCGGTGATCGAGTGCCGCGCGGACGGCAGCTTCCTGGTGGGCAAGCCGCCGGCCACCGGGGGTCTGGTCAGTACCGCCACGGTGGGCGAGCAGGTACTGTATGAGATCGGCGATCCCGCGGCATACCTGCTGCCGGATGTGACCTGCGATTTCACGCAGGTCGCGCTGCGCCAGGCCGGCCCGGACCTGGTCGAAGTGCGCGGCGCGCGGGGGCGGGCGCCGGGGCACTGCTACAAGGTCAGCGCCACCTATCTGGACGGGTTCCGGTGCAATGCCCAGTTGACCATCGTCGGTTTCGATGCCGTGGCCAAGGCCGAGCGGACGGCCGAGGCGATTCTTGCCCGCACGCGCAGGCTGTTCGCGGAAAACGGCTGGGGCGACTACACCCGCACCCGGGTCGAAGTGCTGGGCGCAGAATCCTGCTTCGGGCCGCGCGCGGCCACCCGCCATACCCGCGAGGCCATCATGCGGCTGGCGGTCACGCATGCCGAGAAGGCGGCGCTGGAGCTGTTCGCGCGCGAGATCGCGGCAGCCGGGACCAGCTGGGCGCCGGGCACCACGGGGTCGGGCGGGGGACGGGCCAGTCCGTCGCCGTCGATCCGGCAATACGCATTCCTGCTGGACAAGGCTGCGTTGGCGCCCACGGTGGTGATGGATGGCGTGCGGACCGCCGTCCCCGTTCCCGCCGGGCGCAAGGCGGAAGAGGACGCCGCGCCTGCTGCGGCGCGCGAGCCCGTCGCCTGTGCCGAGCCGGCCCGCGGCGACTGCATCGAGGTGCCGCTGATCCGGCTGGCCTACGGGCGCAGCGGCGACAAGGGCGATATCTCCAATATCGGCCTGATGGCACGCCGGCCGGAGTACCTGCCCGTGCTGCGCGCCGAAGTCACCGCCGGCAAGGTGGCCGACTGGCTGAGCCACCTGGTGAAGGGAAGCGTTACACGCTACGACTTGCCAGGCTTCGACGCGATGAACTTCGTTTGTGAATCCGCGCTTGACGGCGGCGGCATGGCATCGCTGCGCAATGACCCGCTGGGCAAGGGCATGGCACAGATCCTGTTGACCATGCCCGTGCGTGTACCGCGGAGCCTGCTGCCATGACGCGCGCCACGGCAAATACCGCCGCCAATGACGGCATTGCGCTGAGCGACGACAACGCCGGTGGCGTCACCCGCTACCGCCAGCTGGCCAGCGTGCTTCGCCACAAGATCGTCTCGGGCGAATATCCGGTCGGGCACCAGCTGCCTACGGTGGAGCATCTTGCGCAGACCTATGGCATTGCCAAGGTTACGGTAAGGCAGGCCTATGCCCTGCTGACCGAAGAGGGGCTGATCAGCAGCCAGCGCGGGCGCGGCACGCACGTCATCATGGCGCCGTCGGGTCCGGGCGAGGGCATGCGCTCGGCCATCAATGATGTCTCGGTCGGCGCCAGCGATCTCGAAATCCGCATCCTGGAAAAGCGCAAGGGCGTGAGCCTGCCTCCCGGGCTTGCCACTTGCGGCGTGCTGATGGACCGCTATGTGATGCTGCGCAAGCTGCATGTGCATGACGGGGTGCCGTTCTGCCTGATCGACCTGTATGTCGCGGAACCCGTGTTCGCCAGGTTCCCTCGCGGCGCCGAGCAGCACCACAAGATTGCCCACCTGCTGCGGCAGCAACTGGGCGACCGCCTTGGCATGATGCGCCAGACCATGACCGTGGAACCGGCCGACGCCATGCTGGCGCGCGCGCTGGACTATGCCTTCGCGGCACCGGTGGCGCGCATGGTCCGAACCACGCTGGATGTCGATGGCAACGTGCTGACGGCAGGGCGTTTCTGGTATCGCGGCGACCGCTTCATCCTGGATGTGGAAATGCCCGCCCAGCTCACCGAGCGCTACCCCGAACTGGCCATACCAAAAGCTGCCCCCCGGGAAGAGGACTAGTCAGGATACAACCCATGACATCGCAATTCGTACGGCGTGCCGCCGATGTGCCCGTCTATTCCCCGGCCAACCATACCGGCACCGCCAACCAGCGTGTGATCGGCAAGGAGACAGTCGGCGCGCGGCGCGTCGAAGTGCTGCTGGGCACGATCTCGCGCGGCCACGGCGCCTTGCCGCATGCGCATCCGAACCTTGAGCAGGCGTCGTACTTGCTGAGCGGCGAGGGCATTGGAGAGGTCGCCGGCAGGTCGCGCATCCTGCGCGCGGGAGACTGGAGCTTTAACCCGATGGGGGTATTCCACCGCTTCGAGGTGGTCAGCGCAGCGCCGGTGCAGGTCATGGTGGTCTACGCGCCGCCGTACAGCGAAAACCCCGAGGCAGCCTGGGTGGCCGATGGCGCGGACGACCCACGCTGCCACGCGCACGCGGACACCGAGATAGAGGTGCCCATGCATGCCGGAGCGCGGGGCCTGCCTCACTACCACGGAGCGGCTGCCCGTCCGGTTATCACGCGCGAGACGGTCAATGCGCGTCACCTCGATATCTGCATGATGGCGGTGCAAGCCTCTGGTGGTGCCGAAGCCCATACGGTGCCGCGGACCGAGCAGGTGCTGTACCTGCAGTCGGGGTCGGTCAGCGGCGAGATCAACGGCCAACGCTTCTCCGCGGAGTCCGGCGACTGGGTCTTTGTGCCGGAGGGCGGGCGTTTCAGCTTCGCCGCGCTGGCTGGCGGGTGCGAGGCCATCCTGGTGCGCGCGCACGATGCCTGGGGTTGACCCGGGCGGCAGCCAGCGCACGAACTATCGACAGATGCCAAAGGCACGAGGAGACAACCATGATTCATCCATGCATGCGCAAGGCGGCGGCAGGCCTGCTGCTGCCGCTGGCGTCGGCGACGGCAACGATTGGGGCGGCGCAGGCCGCGGACGCTGGCCAGTACCCTGAGAAGGCGATCCGCGTCATCGTGCCGTTCCCCGCGGGCAGCGGTACCGACAGCAGCGCCCGCTTCATCGGCGAGCGCATCACCGCGCTGACCGGCAAGCCCGTCGTGGTCGACAACCGCCCGGGCGCCAATGGTTTCATTGCCGCCAAGGCTGTCGCCGGCGCACCCGGCGACGGCTACACCATGCTGGTGACGACCAATACCACGCATGCCGCCAACGCGTCCTTGTTCAAGAAGCTTCCTTATGATCCGGTCAAGGATTTCGCGCCGGCATCGCTGATCGTCAAGAGCGGGCTGGTGCTGGTGGTGCCCGCCGACAGTCCGGTACGCACGCTGGCGGACCTGACGGCGCTGGCCAAGGCCAGGCAAGGGGCGCTCACGTTTGCCAGCGGCAGTTCCTCCACCCGTATCGCCAGCGAACTCTACAAGATGCTGGCCGGCGTGCAGGCGCTGCATGTGCCGTACAAGGGCGTGCCGCTGGCGCTCACCGACCTGATGGGACACCAGGTCGACTTCATGATCAGTGATGTATCGCCAGCCATGCCGTTGATCCAGGGTGGCAAGCTGCGCGCTGTCGCCGTGACCACCGCGCGCCGCAATCCGGTGCTGAAGGATGTGCCGACCATGGCCGAGAGCGGCCTGCCGGGCTATGAGATGGTGGCGTGGGCGGCAGCCTTCTTCCCGGCCGGGACGCCAAAGCCTGTGGTGGATCGAATGAGCGGCCTGATGCGCAACGGACTGACCGGTCCGGCTGCCGCCGAGTACTTTGCCCGCAGCGGCGGCGAACCCTCGCCGTCAACGCCCGAGGAACTTGCCGCCTTCGTCCGCAGCGAAACCGTGAAATGGGCGAAGGTGATCAAGGCCGCGGGCATCGAGCCCGAGTGAACTGGCCCGGTGTTGCGACCCCCGCTGGCACTGGTCAGCTGCGCGCCGCCATCCATCGCCGCGTGCCGGCCCAGAACCCCAGCGACAGCAGGCTGACCCCCGCGCCCAGCAAGCAAACGCCGCGCCAGCCGGCAGCGTCATAGGTGACGGTGGTGGCCAGCGCGCCCAGGCCGCTGCCGGTCGCATAGAACAGCATGTAGGCACCGACCAGCCGGCTGTGCGCGGTGGCCTCGGCGCGGAAGATCATGCTCTGGTTGGTGACGTGGATGGCCTGGCCGCCCAGGTCGAGCAGCACGATGCCAAGCGCGAGCGGCCACAGCGAGGTGCCTAGCCATGACAGCGGCAACCACGCCACCACCAGCAGCACAAGGGCCGCGAAGGTGGTGCGCTGGCCGAGGCCCTGGTCGGCCCAGCGCCCCGCGCGCGCCGCGGCCAGCGCCCCGGCCGCGCCGACCAGGCCGAAGGCGCCGATGGCGGTGTGCGACAGCTGGTAGGGCGGGGCGCTGAGCGGCAGCACCAGCGCGCTCCAGAAGATATTGAACGCGGCGAACATCAGCAGCGCGATCATGCCGCGGATCTGCAGGACCCGGTCGCTGCGCAGCAGCGCCAACATCGACCACACCAGGCTGGCATAGCGCATGCGCTGCGCGGGGCCGGGCAGCACCGGCAGCGAGCGCCACAGCAGCAGGGCCAGCACCAGCATGGCCGCGGCGGCGCAGACGTAGACGCTGCGCCAGCCGGCCAGGTCGCTGACGCCGCCGGCGACCACGCGCGCCAGCAGCAAGCCGGCAAACACGCCGCCCTGCGCGGTGCCGACCACGTGCCCGCGTTCGCGCGGGGCCGCCGCGGCGGCCGCGTAGGCGATCAGTCCCTGCGTCATGGCGGTGCCGAGCAGGCCGGTCAGCAGCATCCCCGCCAGCAGCATCGTCACCGATGGCGCCAGCGCCACCACGGCCAGCGCGCCGGCCAGCGCCAGCACCTGCGCCAGCATCAGGCGGCGGCGCGGCAGCAGGTCGCCGAGCGGCACCAGCAACAGCAGCGCCAGCGCGCAGCCGGCCTGGGTGGCGGTGACCACGCCGCCGATGGCGGCGGCGCCGATGCCGAAGTCCGCCATCAGCGCGTCCAGCAGCGGCTGCGCGTAGTAGACGTTGGCCACGCTCAGCCCGCTGGCGCAGGCGAACAGCAGCACCGCACTGCGCGGCAGTGGCGTGGCCGCGGGGCGGGGTGGGGGCGATACCGTGTCCGGCGCGCGCGTGCAGGTTTCCATATCGCTTCGAAGTGGTTGCAAATAAAAACCAGTTGAAGCGTAAGCCGGCTAGTTTTAAAATGCAACCACTTTAACAGCGGGCGATGCGCCCAAGGCTAGCCAGACATGGTCATCCGCAAGGACCCGAGCGAAGATACCTGCCCCGTGGCGCGCGCGCTGGCGCTGGTCGGCGACCGCTGGTCGCTGATGATCGTGCGCGATGCCTTCGACGGCATGCACCGCTTCAGCGACTTCCAGCGCAGCCTGGCGGTGGCGCGGAATATCTTGTCCGACCGCCTGCGCCGTCTGGTGGAAGCCGGCATCCTGTCGACGCGGCCCGCCTCGGACGGCAGTGCCTACCAGGAGTACGTGCTGACGGAAATGGGGGAGAGCCTGTTCCCCATCGTGGTGGCGTTGCGCCAGTGGGGAGAGCACCACCTGTTCGCGCGCGGCGAGCGCCGCTCGCAACTGGTGGAAAAGCGCACCGGCAAGCCGGTGCCGCCGATGATGCCGCGCGCCGGCGACGGCAAGGTGCTGTCGCACGACCAGGCGGAGGTGCGCAAGCCGCGATAGCGGCGAGGCGAGGTGCCCGTCAGCTCGGGTTCTTCGACGAAGGATGCGGTGCGCAGCAGTTGAGGCAGTGGACTTTCGTAGAAGGGCCGGCCCTCACCCCCCGCCCCTCTGCCGCTGCGGAAGAGGGGAGCAAACCAGCGGGCAATAAAAACCAGAAGGCTCGCCCGCGTCAACGCGTGCGAGCGCAGCGACGCACTCCGTGCCAGAGCAGCAGACCTGAGATAGGGCGCGCGCGCAGCGCAGCCGAAGGCGTCCCACCAACAACGCAGTTAGAAGGCTGCCACCGACCTAAAGTCGGGTTCGTCCATCTGCCCTCGAACGCCAGGCACATCCAGGTAGCGTCAGCAGGGTGGAGCCACCAACCGCAGTGCCGCAAGTCACCACCGTTCGAACCACCAACACCGCCTTAGCCAGCCGCTCAGGCGACGCGCTTCTTGCCTACTTCTTGGCGCTCGGCCAAGAAGATGGAATGAACGCGCCCCCGGCCTCTCCCGATCAAAGAGGCGCTGGTAGTTCAGTTGTGCTTCTGGGGAACGTGACAGGATAGGTGGGCCCTCCATCACGAAACGGCATCGATGTGCCAGAGTGGAAGTTCGCACAATCCACACAGGATGGAGGAACCCGAAATGAATACTACGACTTACGGTCTGGACATTGCAAAGGGTGTTTTCCAGCTCTATTGGGTCGAGCCTTCAGGCGAGTGTTTCAACCGTCGCTTTACGCGTAAGGCCCTGCTCAACTTCCTGGCTAAGCGCGCGCCTGGTCGTGTCGCACTGGAGGCTTGTGGCAGCGCACACTGGTGGGCACGCCAGCTCGCCGCACTTGGCCATAAGCCCGTGCTCTTGCATGCCGCCTTTGTACGTCCCTTTGTGCAGACCAACAAGACCGACGTGGCCGATGCCAAGGCCATCTGGACCGCCGTACATCAGCCCGGCATGCGCCAAGTCGCGCGCAAGACCGAAACACAGCAGGCCATCCTTGCCCTGCATGGATTCCGCGCCCTGCGCGTGAAGATGCGCACCATGTTGATCAACCAGTTGCGCGGCGTGCTGTTCGAGTTCGGCATTCACTTCCGTCGCGGACGCCGTGCCGGATTGGAAGAGATCAAGCAACATATGGCCGAACTCGAACAGCAGTTGCCGCGCGTGCTGTTCGATTCCGTGGGCGAGCAATTACAAGACATCGCACGCCTGGACGAGGAAATCGGGCAAATCGAAATCCGCTTGAACACCTGGCTCAAGGAAGATCACGATTGCCAGACCGTCGCTGCCATTCCCGGGATTGGCCCGCTCACCGCGACAGCGCTGGTGGCCACCATTGGCGACGTGCACGCCTTCCGCTCAGGCCGGCAACTGGCGGCATTCCTTGGCTTAGTGCCAAGACAGCGCGGTACCGGTGGCAAAGTGAATCTCGGCGGCATCAGCAAACGCGGCGACACCTATCTGCGCACCTTGCTGATTCACGGTGCGCGGATCGTGCTCAGTCACTTGCGTCGCAAGGGGCAAAGCCATTGGAGTACGGCGCTGGTCCAGCGCCGTCCGGCTAACGTCGTAGGCGTCGCCATGGCCAACAAGATGGCGCGCACGGCCTGGGCTCTGTTGGCCCACAACCGAACCTATGACCGCGACTATGTCTCGGTCAAGCTTGCCTAACGGCAGGCTGAGCTAGCAAGCAGGGAATCCGTTCACAGGTTGCGACGGTAAGTGGAGGTGATGGCAAAACAGGTTGGACCGCGGGAGCGGAAACCCGACGACCTACTGGTGCCACAACGAGCACGCCAAAAAGTGAGGGGACGTTCCCGGCGAATACCATCAGGGCCCGCAGGCTTGGCCTGCTAAACAAGGCCGGATATAAGTCTGCAACCAACCGTTCGATGCCTCATGCTCAACTTGCCTTGCAAACCGGGGCGCGTTCATATAAGTAGGTCGCCGGCTGCGCCGGCGAAACAGCCACGCCCGCCAAGCACGACACCCCATCAAAACACCAATCAAAATTTCAGCTCCCCCGATACGTGCCAAAACTCCACGGCGAACACAGCAGCGGCACGTGGTAGTGCTGCGCGGCATCCGCGATGGTAAAGCGTACCGGCACGATGTCGGCAAACACGTCCGGGGTGCGGAAGTAGTCCGCCACCCAGAAGCGCAGCTCGAACTCGCCGGTGCGCGCCTGCGCCGGCGGCAGCATCGGCGCGTCGGTGCGGCCGTCGTGGTTGGTGCGGGTGCGCGCAAGCAGCCGGGGCGGCTGCACCGCGACGTCGAACAGCTCGACCTGCATGCCGGCCACCGGGCGGCCCAGCGATACGTCGAGCACGTGGGTGCTGATACCTGCCATGATGCGATCTCTCCGGGTTGGGCCGCGCGCTCAGCTGCCGCGGTAGTAGTTGTAGCTCCACGGCCCGAACAGCACAGGCAGGTGGATGCGCTGGCCGGCGTCGGTGACGCGCACGCGCAGCGGGATCTTCGACAGGAACGAAGGCTGCGGCAGGCTGGCCTTGCGCGCGGCGAAGTATTCGTCGGCGTGCAGGATCAGCTCATAGGTCCCGGTGCGGTAGCTGTCGCCGATCAGCAGCGGCGGCTCGCTGCGGCCATTGGCCGCCAGCGTGACGGTCTGCAGCGGCACGCGCTGCTCATGGTCGATGCGGAACATTTCCACGCGCATGCCGGCGGCCGGGGTGCCATGGTAGGTGTCCAGCGCATGCAGCGTCAGGCGCGGGCTCAGGCCGCCTTGCTGCACCGGCGCGGCGGTCTGGTTCGGCGCCGGCGCTGCCGGCGTGGCGCCCCAGCTGGCGCCGGCCAGCAGCGCGCCGCCGCCCAGCATCATCGATTGCAGCGCGAAGCGCCGGCGCGCGGGATCGAGGGTGTGGTCGTCCATTTCAGGCTCCTTGACGGGCGGTCTTGCCGCGCAGTTGGCGGATGCCCACCAGCACCAGCACTGCGGCCAGCACTTCGATCACTGCCACCAGGTACAGCCCGGAGGTGAGCTTGCCGGTGGCGTTCTTGACCAGTCCCATCACGTACGGGGCACCAAAGCCGGCCAGGTTGGCCACCGAGTTGATCAGGGCCACGCCCACCGCGGCGGCGCTGCCGGCCAGGTAACGGTTGGGCAGCTGCCAGAACACCGGGATCGCGCTCATGGTGCCGACCAGCGCGGCAGTCATCGCCAGCAGCGCGATCACCGGCGACAGCACCTGCGCCCCCAGCAGCACCGCCAGCACGGCCATGGCGCCGCCGCCGACCAGCGCCGCGCCGCTGAAGTGCCAGCGCACTTCATTGCGGCGGTCGGAATGCGCGCCGTTGAGGATCATGCCGGCGGCGCCGCACAGGTAGGCCACCGCGGCAATCCAGCCCACCGCCATCGGCGTGGTGAAGCCCACGTCCTTGATGATGGTCGGGATCCAGAAGGTCAGCGTCGAGTTGGCGCACAGCAGGCAGAAGAAGATCGCGATCAGCAGCCACACCTTGGGGTTGGTGAAGAGCGTGCGCCAGTCGTGGCCGCGCTCGCCCATGGCGGCGTTGTCGCGCTTGAGCGCGTCGTGCACCACGCGCTTCTCGGCGTCGGACAGCCAGCGCGCCTGCTCGGGCTTGTCGGTCATGTAGAACCAGGCAAAGATGCCGGCCAGCACCGAGGGGATGCCTTCCAGGATGAACAGCCACTGCCAGCCGTGCATGCCGTTAACACCCGCCATGCCGGTCATGATCCAGCCCGCCAGCGGGCCGCCCAGCACGCCGGCGATGGCCGACGCCGACATGAAGGTGCCGAAGGCGCGCGCGCGGCGCTGCGACGGGTACCAGTACGTCAGGTACAGGATCACGCCGGGGTAGAAGCCGGCCTCGA is a window of Cupriavidus taiwanensis LMG 19424 DNA encoding:
- a CDS encoding acyclic terpene utilization AtuA family protein, which produces MHDKTVRIGGASGFWGDSSVGAPQLVRHGEIDYLVFDYLAELTMSVLAAARLRKPELGYATDFVTVTMKSLLREIVARKIRVVSNAGGINPQGCAQALAAIAAEQGIDVRIAVVEGDDVMPMVPALRQAGIADLQKGLPLPDKLVSANAYLGALPVRQALDQGAQIVITGRCVDSAVTLGVLMHEFGWQADDYDRLAQGSLAGHIIECGCQATGGLHTDWEQVPDWPDIGYPVIECRADGSFLVGKPPATGGLVSTATVGEQVLYEIGDPAAYLLPDVTCDFTQVALRQAGPDLVEVRGARGRAPGHCYKVSATYLDGFRCNAQLTIVGFDAVAKAERTAEAILARTRRLFAENGWGDYTRTRVEVLGAESCFGPRAATRHTREAIMRLAVTHAEKAALELFAREIAAAGTSWAPGTTGSGGGRASPSPSIRQYAFLLDKAALAPTVVMDGVRTAVPVPAGRKAEEDAAPAAAREPVACAEPARGDCIEVPLIRLAYGRSGDKGDISNIGLMARRPEYLPVLRAEVTAGKVADWLSHLVKGSVTRYDLPGFDAMNFVCESALDGGGMASLRNDPLGKGMAQILLTMPVRVPRSLLP
- a CDS encoding GntR family transcriptional regulator, with the protein product MTRATANTAANDGIALSDDNAGGVTRYRQLASVLRHKIVSGEYPVGHQLPTVEHLAQTYGIAKVTVRQAYALLTEEGLISSQRGRGTHVIMAPSGPGEGMRSAINDVSVGASDLEIRILEKRKGVSLPPGLATCGVLMDRYVMLRKLHVHDGVPFCLIDLYVAEPVFARFPRGAEQHHKIAHLLRQQLGDRLGMMRQTMTVEPADAMLARALDYAFAAPVARMVRTTLDVDGNVLTAGRFWYRGDRFILDVEMPAQLTERYPELAIPKAAPREED
- a CDS encoding cupin domain-containing protein; this translates as MTSQFVRRAADVPVYSPANHTGTANQRVIGKETVGARRVEVLLGTISRGHGALPHAHPNLEQASYLLSGEGIGEVAGRSRILRAGDWSFNPMGVFHRFEVVSAAPVQVMVVYAPPYSENPEAAWVADGADDPRCHAHADTEIEVPMHAGARGLPHYHGAAARPVITRETVNARHLDICMMAVQASGGAEAHTVPRTEQVLYLQSGSVSGEINGQRFSAESGDWVFVPEGGRFSFAALAGGCEAILVRAHDAWG
- a CDS encoding Bug family tripartite tricarboxylate transporter substrate binding protein, translated to MIHPCMRKAAAGLLLPLASATATIGAAQAADAGQYPEKAIRVIVPFPAGSGTDSSARFIGERITALTGKPVVVDNRPGANGFIAAKAVAGAPGDGYTMLVTTNTTHAANASLFKKLPYDPVKDFAPASLIVKSGLVLVVPADSPVRTLADLTALAKARQGALTFASGSSSTRIASELYKMLAGVQALHVPYKGVPLALTDLMGHQVDFMISDVSPAMPLIQGGKLRAVAVTTARRNPVLKDVPTMAESGLPGYEMVAWAAAFFPAGTPKPVVDRMSGLMRNGLTGPAAAEYFARSGGEPSPSTPEELAAFVRSETVKWAKVIKAAGIEPE
- a CDS encoding MFS transporter, which produces METCTRAPDTVSPPPRPAATPLPRSAVLLFACASGLSVANVYYAQPLLDALMADFGIGAAAIGGVVTATQAGCALALLLLVPLGDLLPRRRLMLAQVLALAGALAVVALAPSVTMLLAGMLLTGLLGTAMTQGLIAYAAAAAAPRERGHVVGTAQGGVFAGLLLARVVAGGVSDLAGWRSVYVCAAAAMLVLALLLWRSLPVLPGPAQRMRYASLVWSMLALLRSDRVLQIRGMIALLMFAAFNIFWSALVLPLSAPPYQLSHTAIGAFGLVGAAGALAAARAGRWADQGLGQRTTFAALVLLVVAWLPLSWLGTSLWPLALGIVLLDLGGQAIHVTNQSMIFRAEATAHSRLVGAYMLFYATGSGLGALATTVTYDAAGWRGVCLLGAGVSLLSLGFWAGTRRWMAARS
- a CDS encoding winged helix-turn-helix transcriptional regulator translates to MVIRKDPSEDTCPVARALALVGDRWSLMIVRDAFDGMHRFSDFQRSLAVARNILSDRLRRLVEAGILSTRPASDGSAYQEYVLTEMGESLFPIVVALRQWGEHHLFARGERRSQLVEKRTGKPVPPMMPRAGDGKVLSHDQAEVRKPR
- a CDS encoding IS110-like element ISRta4 family transposase — translated: MNTTTYGLDIAKGVFQLYWVEPSGECFNRRFTRKALLNFLAKRAPGRVALEACGSAHWWARQLAALGHKPVLLHAAFVRPFVQTNKTDVADAKAIWTAVHQPGMRQVARKTETQQAILALHGFRALRVKMRTMLINQLRGVLFEFGIHFRRGRRAGLEEIKQHMAELEQQLPRVLFDSVGEQLQDIARLDEEIGQIEIRLNTWLKEDHDCQTVAAIPGIGPLTATALVATIGDVHAFRSGRQLAAFLGLVPRQRGTGGKVNLGGISKRGDTYLRTLLIHGARIVLSHLRRKGQSHWSTALVQRRPANVVGVAMANKMARTAWALLAHNRTYDRDYVSVKLA
- the uraH gene encoding hydroxyisourate hydrolase; this encodes MAGISTHVLDVSLGRPVAGMQVELFDVAVQPPRLLARTRTNHDGRTDAPMLPPAQARTGEFELRFWVADYFRTPDVFADIVPVRFTIADAAQHYHVPLLCSPWSFGTYRGS
- a CDS encoding hydroxyisourate hydrolase; this encodes MDDHTLDPARRRFALQSMMLGGGALLAGASWGATPAAPAPNQTAAPVQQGGLSPRLTLHALDTYHGTPAAGMRVEMFRIDHEQRVPLQTVTLAANGRSEPPLLIGDSYRTGTYELILHADEYFAARKASLPQPSFLSKIPLRVRVTDAGQRIHLPVLFGPWSYNYYRGS
- a CDS encoding MFS transporter, translated to MSITKQGVPVFAGTAEDAEDSVYRKVTWRLLPFLGVLWVLAWLDRVNIGFAKLQMLDALRFSEAVYGLGAGIFFLGYFFFEVPSNMLLQKIGAKKTIMRITICWGVICMLQSYVTTPTQFYILRFLLGAFEAGFYPGVILYLTYWYPSQRRARAFGTFMSASAIAGVLGGPLAGWIMTGMAGVNGMHGWQWLFILEGIPSVLAGIFAWFYMTDKPEQARWLSDAEKRVVHDALKRDNAAMGERGHDWRTLFTNPKVWLLIAIFFCLLCANSTLTFWIPTIIKDVGFTTPMAVGWIAAVAYLCGAAGMILNGAHSDRRNEVRWHFSGAALVGGGAMAVLAVLLGAQVLSPVIALLAMTAALVGTMSAIPVFWQLPNRYLAGSAAAVGVALINSVANLAGFGAPYVMGLVKNATGKLTSGLYLVAVIEVLAAVLVLVGIRQLRGKTARQGA